A section of the Devosia rhizoryzae genome encodes:
- the flaF gene encoding flagellar biosynthesis regulator FlaF encodes MQHQAAVAYQATAKTVETPRDREAALLIKSAATMQNLRDNWPTDFEVLRNGLTFNRKLWTIFMSSVTREDNPLSAPVRQNIANLGMFILNETREILLDPVAPNRLDPLININRQLAAGLRGN; translated from the coding sequence ATGCAGCATCAGGCGGCCGTAGCCTACCAGGCGACAGCGAAAACAGTTGAAACCCCGCGCGATCGCGAAGCGGCATTGCTGATCAAATCGGCTGCCACAATGCAGAATCTGCGCGACAACTGGCCTACCGATTTCGAGGTCCTGCGCAATGGCCTGACCTTCAATCGCAAGCTCTGGACCATCTTCATGTCCTCGGTCACGCGCGAGGACAATCCGCTGAGCGCCCCCGTGCGTCAGAACATCGCGAACCTTGGCATGTTCATCCTCAACGAAACTCGCGAAATCCTCCTCGATCCCGTTGCCCCCAACCGGCTTGACCCGTTGATCAACATCAACCGCCAGCTCGCCGCCGGTCTCCGCGGCAACTGA
- a CDS encoding S8 family peptidase: MRWSATYEEEVFGGLFVTSIFVRRLAASALALFAAANTVQAQDFTAEFNRQWGLRMIGVDEVMTQRWNGAGVMVGVLDTGLETSPFHPEFAGRLNGLMFDGFWGMPYLDSDDSGHGTHVAGTIAANRDGYGMVGVASGSTVVPLRILADGSPGTVSGVDVLRGSVRYGLANNVRIFNASFGAYSGYNFEYDPVGRARTYFNRDQLIAKSAAELGVYREVVQAGGVMVFANGNWGDHDPAQFPLSVQAAAPYYFPELERGWLAVTSVGPTNLAVYSQICSVGMMWCLSAPGGDHSVGTSVPGTGDGGILAPYPTSLNPDPSEGVREGYIDGRRFASFEGTSMAAPHVSGALAIAKQLYPNASYQDLRTLILQTATDIGAAGIDPVYGWGLLNVRNIVDAASPLAGTVYAQQSWARQGVVNHLIDGLNPNAAVERGGDWGYWAMPLEVSGTINNANPALSASLGAAGLTAGVEGGIAPDWYVKVFGAVSQSTIGANGNSASDTGLHLGGQVVYESQALFGDLTLGGSLFAGSVSRGAAPGMGGVIAGSIGQSGMLDWAQWSAIRLGHHFEIGEAGVLSPYAFGRLVHQNLSPFSETGSILALSGAAATSLVGELGVGLKWEGPSVEAGPLDITPVLDVAYSQQSGTDTRAFSLLGNGTTASSGAQSGGTLQVSTALEMTSDQSPFDLKLGYTAQVQSSTLVHSVGLKLMGSF, translated from the coding sequence ATGCGATGGTCCGCCACCTATGAAGAGGAAGTTTTTGGGGGACTTTTCGTGACCAGCATCTTCGTCAGGCGCCTTGCCGCGTCCGCTCTCGCTCTTTTCGCTGCGGCGAACACGGTGCAGGCGCAGGATTTTACCGCCGAATTCAACCGGCAGTGGGGCCTGCGGATGATCGGGGTCGATGAAGTCATGACGCAGCGTTGGAATGGCGCCGGGGTCATGGTTGGCGTTCTGGATACCGGGCTTGAGACTAGTCCTTTCCACCCTGAATTCGCTGGTCGTCTGAATGGTCTGATGTTCGACGGTTTCTGGGGGATGCCCTACCTAGATAGCGACGACAGTGGTCACGGTACCCATGTTGCTGGAACGATTGCTGCCAATCGAGATGGCTATGGCATGGTGGGCGTTGCGTCTGGCTCGACCGTCGTACCTTTACGTATTCTGGCGGATGGAAGTCCAGGCACAGTGTCCGGTGTCGATGTGCTGCGCGGTTCGGTGCGCTACGGCCTTGCCAATAACGTGCGCATTTTCAATGCGTCCTTCGGCGCCTACAGTGGCTACAACTTCGAATATGATCCAGTTGGCCGGGCGCGGACCTATTTTAACCGGGACCAGCTGATCGCCAAATCTGCCGCAGAGCTTGGTGTCTATAGAGAAGTTGTCCAAGCGGGCGGCGTCATGGTTTTCGCAAATGGCAATTGGGGCGACCACGATCCGGCGCAGTTTCCGCTGTCGGTGCAGGCGGCGGCCCCATACTATTTCCCGGAGCTGGAGCGTGGTTGGCTGGCCGTGACTTCAGTAGGTCCGACTAACCTCGCCGTTTACTCGCAGATTTGCAGCGTTGGCATGATGTGGTGCCTTTCCGCGCCGGGTGGTGATCATTCGGTGGGAACAAGCGTTCCCGGCACCGGTGATGGCGGCATTCTCGCTCCTTATCCGACGTCGCTCAATCCTGACCCGAGTGAAGGCGTGCGCGAAGGCTACATTGATGGGCGGCGCTTTGCCTCGTTTGAAGGCACCTCCATGGCTGCGCCGCACGTGTCCGGCGCTCTCGCGATTGCCAAGCAGCTTTATCCCAATGCGTCCTATCAAGACTTGCGGACGCTAATCCTGCAGACGGCGACCGATATCGGCGCTGCCGGCATCGATCCCGTTTATGGCTGGGGTCTGCTCAATGTCCGCAACATCGTTGATGCGGCTTCGCCACTTGCCGGCACGGTTTATGCGCAGCAGAGCTGGGCGCGGCAGGGCGTGGTCAATCACCTGATCGACGGGCTCAATCCCAATGCGGCCGTGGAGCGGGGCGGCGACTGGGGCTATTGGGCCATGCCTCTCGAGGTTTCGGGCACGATCAACAATGCCAATCCGGCGCTATCGGCAAGTCTTGGCGCGGCCGGACTTACGGCTGGTGTCGAGGGCGGCATTGCGCCGGACTGGTATGTCAAGGTCTTCGGTGCCGTGTCGCAGTCGACGATTGGGGCAAACGGCAATTCTGCCAGCGATACCGGCCTCCACCTCGGCGGCCAGGTCGTGTATGAAAGCCAGGCCTTGTTCGGTGATCTTACCCTAGGCGGCAGCCTTTTTGCCGGCAGTGTCAGCCGCGGCGCGGCGCCCGGCATGGGCGGCGTCATCGCCGGCTCGATCGGACAATCGGGCATGCTGGACTGGGCGCAGTGGTCGGCCATCCGGCTAGGGCATCATTTCGAGATCGGCGAGGCTGGCGTCCTTTCGCCTTACGCCTTCGGGCGACTGGTGCACCAGAACCTGTCGCCTTTCTCCGAAACCGGCTCAATCCTTGCGCTTTCCGGCGCCGCGGCCACTAGCCTTGTGGGTGAGTTGGGCGTCGGTCTCAAGTGGGAGGGGCCTAGCGTTGAAGCCGGACCGCTCGACATCACGCCGGTGCTCGATGTCGCCTATAGCCAGCAGTCGGGAACTGACACGCGGGCTTTCTCGCTGCTCGGCAATGGCACGACCGCTTCATCGGGCGCGCAGAGCGGCGGCACCCTGCAGGTTTCAACAGCGCTGGAGATGACCTCGGACCAGAGCCCGTTCGATCTCAAGCTCGGCTATACGGCACAGGTCCAGAGCAGCACGCTGGTGCACAGCGTGGGCCTCAAGCTCATGGGCTCTTTCTAG
- the dksA gene encoding RNA polymerase-binding protein DksA — protein MSSVEVTDYRPSDNEPFMNPRQREYFRNKLLSWKDEILRESRLTLENLQEESQNHPDMADRASSESDRSLELRTRDRQRKLIAKIDSALKRIDDGTYGYCEETGDPIGIARLDARPTATLSLEAQELHERREKVYRDE, from the coding sequence ATGTCTTCAGTTGAGGTTACCGACTATCGGCCCAGCGACAACGAGCCGTTCATGAACCCGCGGCAGCGGGAATACTTCCGGAACAAGCTGTTGTCCTGGAAAGACGAGATTTTGCGGGAAAGCCGCCTGACGCTCGAAAACCTTCAGGAAGAGTCGCAGAACCATCCGGATATGGCGGATCGCGCCAGTTCGGAAAGCGATCGCTCGCTTGAATTGCGTACCCGCGACCGGCAGCGCAAACTGATTGCCAAGATCGACAGTGCGCTCAAGCGCATCGACGATGGCACCTATGGCTATTGCGAAGAGACCGGGGATCCCATCGGCATTGCGCGTCTCGATGCGCGCCCGACGGCAACGCTGAGCCTTGAGGCGCAGGAGCTGCACGAGCGGCGCGAAAAGGTTTATCGCGACGAGTAG
- a CDS encoding flagellar assembly protein FliX: MRIDGPIRTSGVASRAAAGKAGSGPAFVPAGGAAPARVASAVPVSALTGLDAILALQTVGDFSESRRKSVKRGTVLLDLLEDMKADLLVGKASPDRLGAMMTQLSDMRERIDPGLDAVLDDIELRVRVELAKQGHYPAV; encoded by the coding sequence TTGCGCATCGATGGCCCTATCCGAACCAGCGGCGTTGCGAGCCGCGCTGCCGCGGGCAAGGCCGGCAGCGGACCGGCTTTCGTGCCGGCGGGCGGCGCTGCGCCAGCGCGGGTGGCGAGCGCTGTGCCGGTAAGCGCATTGACGGGGCTCGATGCGATCCTCGCGCTACAGACGGTCGGGGATTTCAGCGAAAGCCGCCGCAAGTCGGTCAAACGCGGCACTGTGCTGCTGGATCTCCTTGAAGACATGAAGGCCGACCTTCTTGTCGGCAAGGCTTCTCCGGACCGGCTGGGAGCGATGATGACGCAACTGAGCGACATGCGGGAGCGGATCGATCCGGGGCTCGACGCGGTTCTGGACGACATAGAATTGCGGGTCCGGGTGGAGCTGGCCAAGCAGGGGCATTATCCCGCGGTCTGA
- the flbT gene encoding flagellar biosynthesis repressor FlbT: MALKVELKPGEKLLLGNCIVTNGDQRTRLFIDGNSPILREKDILTPETADTPAKRVYLAVQLMYIAEDIGAMKEQYFALVNDFIAAVPSSLAIVDRINNDILTGSLYKALRSARELIAYEQDLLDHAASGGRSLPGDSENS, encoded by the coding sequence ATGGCACTCAAGGTGGAACTGAAACCAGGCGAAAAGCTGCTGCTCGGCAACTGCATCGTCACCAATGGCGATCAGCGAACGCGGCTCTTCATCGACGGCAATTCACCCATCCTGCGCGAGAAGGACATCCTGACGCCAGAGACCGCCGACACTCCCGCCAAGCGCGTCTATCTAGCCGTCCAGCTCATGTATATCGCCGAAGATATCGGGGCGATGAAGGAGCAGTACTTCGCGCTGGTGAACGACTTTATCGCCGCGGTTCCCTCGTCTTTGGCCATTGTTGACCGCATAAATAACGACATCTTAACGGGGTCATTGTACAAAGCATTGAGGTCAGCCCGTGAGCTGATTGCCTATGAACAGGACCTTCTAGACCATGCAGCATCAGGCGGCCGTAGCCTACCAGGCGACAGCGAAAACAGTTGA
- a CDS encoding YciI family protein encodes MRVVVFVKATVDSEQGRLPTTELLEAMTKYNEQLINAGIMLGGDGLQPSKFAKRIHFSGSDRSVIDGPFSETKELVAGYWIWEVRDMDEAVEWVKRCPNPMFSDSDIDIRPVYGTEAFDEIMTPEIQEVYDRNVSRM; translated from the coding sequence ATGCGTGTCGTCGTATTCGTCAAAGCCACCGTGGATAGCGAGCAAGGCCGTCTGCCCACGACCGAACTTCTCGAAGCCATGACCAAGTACAATGAGCAGCTGATCAATGCCGGCATCATGCTGGGCGGCGATGGGCTGCAGCCCTCCAAATTCGCCAAGCGCATCCATTTCAGCGGCTCGGACCGCTCGGTGATCGATGGCCCCTTCTCCGAAACCAAGGAACTGGTTGCCGGCTACTGGATCTGGGAAGTGCGCGACATGGACGAGGCCGTGGAATGGGTGAAACGCTGCCCCAATCCGATGTTCTCGGACAGCGACATCGACATCCGTCCCGTCTACGGCACCGAAGCCTTCGACGAGATCATGACCCCCGAGATCCAGGAAGTCTATGATCGCAACGTGTCCAGGATGTAA
- a CDS encoding carboxypeptidase M32 → MSFQKLDDLGRRLEALEHALSILGADEATHMAVGGGEKRAEAMSNLAGMYHAQATAPEIRDWIDAARNENLSEDQGLALNELERAYVNATCLPTEFVQRRTAATMRSEQLWRDLRAKGDWDSFLPALEGVVALVREEAQLRAEATGLAPYDALMDQYDPGNRTADIDLVFNDLKSFLKTFVPEALAVQEERLARHPRKTLNGPYPIERQRELGLAAMRAVGFDFTHGSLAVSHHPFCGGVPTDVRMTTRYRTDEFLSSLMGVLHETGHALYEQGLPKDWSHWPLGKARGMGMHESQSLFVEMQLARSPDFWHFMLPQVSQYLGEEAIPDWDIADVLNEVNFVERGFIRVDADEVTYPLHVILRYELEQDLVTGKLEVSQIPEAWDAKMTEYMGISTKDDPKDGPMQDVHWPGGAFGYFPSYTLGAMIAAQLGAAMKKDLPDMGNQMRAGDFTAINQWRSDRVWSQASRYSTPDLITRATGEPLNADHFKNHLRQRYGK, encoded by the coding sequence ATGTCCTTCCAAAAACTCGACGATCTCGGCCGCCGCCTCGAAGCGCTTGAACATGCGCTCTCGATCCTTGGCGCCGACGAAGCCACGCATATGGCGGTGGGCGGCGGCGAAAAGCGCGCCGAGGCGATGTCCAACCTTGCCGGCATGTACCACGCCCAGGCGACAGCCCCGGAAATTCGCGACTGGATCGATGCGGCCCGCAACGAGAACCTGAGTGAAGATCAAGGCCTCGCGCTCAACGAGCTCGAGCGCGCCTATGTCAACGCCACCTGCCTGCCCACCGAGTTCGTTCAGCGCCGCACTGCCGCCACCATGCGCTCCGAACAGCTCTGGCGCGACCTCCGCGCCAAGGGCGACTGGGACAGTTTCCTGCCCGCGCTCGAAGGCGTCGTTGCCCTGGTGCGCGAAGAAGCACAGCTGCGCGCCGAGGCCACGGGCCTTGCTCCTTATGACGCGCTGATGGATCAATACGATCCTGGCAACCGAACTGCCGACATCGACCTCGTCTTCAATGACCTCAAGAGCTTCCTCAAGACCTTTGTGCCCGAGGCTCTCGCGGTGCAGGAAGAACGGCTCGCTCGCCACCCGCGCAAGACTTTGAACGGCCCCTACCCCATCGAACGTCAGCGCGAACTCGGCCTCGCCGCCATGCGCGCCGTCGGCTTTGACTTTACCCATGGCTCGCTCGCCGTCTCGCATCACCCCTTCTGCGGCGGCGTGCCCACCGACGTGCGCATGACCACGCGTTATCGCACCGACGAATTCCTATCCTCGCTGATGGGCGTGCTGCACGAAACCGGCCACGCGCTCTATGAGCAGGGTCTTCCCAAGGACTGGTCGCACTGGCCGCTCGGCAAGGCGCGCGGCATGGGCATGCATGAGTCGCAGTCGCTCTTCGTCGAAATGCAGCTCGCCCGCAGCCCGGACTTCTGGCACTTCATGCTGCCGCAGGTCAGCCAGTATCTGGGCGAAGAGGCGATCCCCGACTGGGACATCGCCGACGTGCTCAACGAGGTCAATTTCGTCGAACGTGGCTTCATCCGCGTCGATGCCGACGAGGTCACCTACCCGCTTCACGTTATCCTGCGCTACGAACTCGAACAGGACTTGGTCACCGGCAAGCTCGAGGTCAGCCAGATCCCGGAAGCCTGGGACGCCAAGATGACCGAGTATATGGGCATTTCGACGAAGGACGATCCCAAGGATGGGCCGATGCAGGACGTCCATTGGCCGGGTGGCGCCTTCGGCTATTTCCCCAGCTACACCCTGGGCGCCATGATCGCCGCCCAGCTCGGCGCGGCCATGAAGAAGGACTTGCCCGATATGGGCAATCAGATGCGCGCCGGCGACTTTACCGCCATCAATCAATGGCGCTCCGATCGCGTCTGGAGCCAGGCCTCGCGCTACTCGACACCCGACCTCATTACCCGCGCGACGGGCGAGCCGCTCAACGCCGACCACTTCAAAAACCATCTCCGGCAGCGCTACGGAAAATAA
- a CDS encoding rod-binding protein has translation MNTITSVTPQQTLRIRQQAEELEGVFLNMLTKEMFSGIKTDDENFGGGFGEDTWRGMQSEQLANSMAQNGGIGLADQLMGEMLALQEAANTSKSMFSPASGAYK, from the coding sequence ATGAACACCATCACCTCCGTTACCCCGCAGCAGACCCTGCGCATCCGCCAGCAGGCCGAGGAACTCGAAGGCGTCTTCCTCAACATGCTAACCAAGGAAATGTTCTCCGGCATCAAGACCGATGACGAGAATTTCGGCGGCGGCTTTGGCGAAGACACCTGGCGCGGCATGCAATCGGAACAGCTCGCCAATTCCATGGCGCAGAACGGCGGCATCGGCCTTGCCGATCAGCTGATGGGCGAAATGCTCGCCCTCCAGGAAGCCGCCAACACCAGCAAATCCATGTTCTCTCCCGCGTCCGGAGCCTATAAATGA
- a CDS encoding flagellar basal body P-ring protein FlgI, which yields MPNRLFRSLFAATLSAALLLTPLSAATAAPARIKDIVDFEGVRENQLVGYGLVVGLNGTGDSLNNSPFTKQSLQSMLERLGVNTAGENVRTANVAAVMVTANLRPFATQGSRMDVSVAALGDSDSLQGGTLLVTPLLGADGEVYAIAQGPVLINGFKAEGDAATVISGVPTTGRISSGALIEREIEFHLGSQSSLRLALRNPDLTTARRIALAVNDFIGVPTAVPEDPATVRLTLPRGFNGNIVDLLTDIEQLIVQTDQPAKIVIDENSGIIVMGKDVRVSSVAVAQSNLTVTIAENPTVVQPAPLSLGVTAEQPSTDLNVNESATALEVIEESVTLQQLVDGLNALGISPRDLIAILQSIKAAGALQAEIEVL from the coding sequence ATGCCAAACCGCCTGTTCCGATCGCTGTTCGCTGCCACCTTGAGCGCCGCGCTCCTGCTGACGCCGCTATCCGCTGCCACTGCCGCTCCCGCGCGCATCAAGGACATCGTCGATTTTGAAGGCGTGCGTGAAAACCAGCTTGTCGGCTACGGCCTTGTGGTCGGCCTCAATGGCACCGGCGACAGCCTCAACAATTCCCCCTTCACCAAGCAGTCGCTGCAGTCGATGCTCGAACGTCTCGGCGTCAACACAGCCGGCGAAAACGTCCGCACCGCCAATGTCGCGGCCGTCATGGTCACGGCAAACCTGCGCCCCTTCGCCACCCAGGGCTCCCGCATGGACGTTTCCGTCGCCGCCCTCGGCGATAGCGACAGCCTTCAGGGCGGCACCCTCCTCGTCACGCCTCTCCTCGGCGCCGATGGCGAAGTCTACGCCATCGCCCAGGGACCGGTGCTGATCAACGGCTTCAAGGCCGAAGGCGACGCCGCAACCGTCATCTCCGGCGTCCCCACGACGGGCCGCATCTCCTCCGGCGCCCTGATCGAGCGCGAGATCGAGTTCCATCTCGGGTCGCAAAGCTCCCTCCGCCTCGCCTTGCGCAACCCCGATCTCACTACCGCCCGCCGCATTGCCCTGGCCGTCAACGACTTCATCGGCGTGCCCACGGCCGTGCCTGAAGACCCGGCCACCGTCCGCCTCACCCTGCCCCGCGGCTTCAACGGCAATATCGTCGATCTCCTCACCGACATCGAACAGCTCATCGTCCAGACCGACCAGCCCGCCAAGATCGTCATCGACGAAAATTCCGGCATCATCGTCATGGGCAAGGACGTCCGCGTCTCGAGCGTCGCCGTCGCCCAATCCAACCTCACCGTCACCATCGCCGAGAACCCCACCGTGGTGCAGCCCGCGCCGTTGAGCCTCGGCGTCACCGCGGAACAGCCCAGCACCGACCTCAACGTCAACGAGTCCGCCACCGCGCTTGAAGTCATCGAGGAGTCCGTGACCCTCCAGCAGCTGGTGGATGGCCTCAACGCACTGGGCATCTCGCCCCGCGACCTCATCGCCATCCTCCAGTCTATTAAGGCGGCCGGCGCCCTCCAGGCCGAGATCGAGGTCCTCTGA
- a CDS encoding flagellin N-terminal helical domain-containing protein — protein sequence MANINLSAAVRSNLSSLQNTASLMSKTSDRLSSGNKVNSALDNPTNFFTASSLNSRAGDLNSLMDSMANGIKTIEAANNGLSAITKNLESMQSTLRQARQDKSFQTSSYSLDGSQSGSLSLKGGAIGDTGVEVALNSATPASLTSQVKYDAAAKGAKDVKANTAYDPALVDVSTTALSFDIKGNKDDLAINITIDKDTAGIADHKKVTADELLAVTNKKLADYGSTVRLRKDGDKLEMYDSNAANTGGSASINLTATNANAVKLGFTATDADAGIAVGGTNTVVSTAGVNAKTFGITIDGNGAGATTTPGAGSIDVTLDGDIHDTAEKAAAFINVKFAEAAATAAKAGSTVVQREAAASVKGLTASVRDGKLVISGPADGTAKTISVTETDGGTNEVPLLMGAEPVSVTASQGTGPAKTVDALIHEINNNKDLAGKVRASNDNGKLRIENLSTEDLLVDGASSTGVVDGTSAGASKIGGNSVRAGLADQFNELRDQLDKLSDDASFNGINLLRGDNLKITFNETGTSSMDIQIKGGETLNAGKLSLSDIVAKNLDSDTDIDAFLGNIKEALNTVRSQASAFGSNLSIVQNRQDFTKSMINTLETGAGNLTLADMNQEAANMMALQTRQSLASSTLSMANQADQSVLQLLR from the coding sequence ATGGCAAACATCAATCTCTCCGCTGCCGTGCGGTCCAACCTCAGCTCGCTGCAGAATACAGCCTCGCTGATGTCCAAGACCTCCGATCGCCTCTCCTCGGGTAACAAGGTCAACTCGGCCTTGGACAATCCGACCAATTTCTTCACCGCCTCTTCGCTGAATAGCCGCGCCGGCGACTTGAACAGCCTCATGGACTCGATGGCCAATGGCATCAAGACCATCGAAGCTGCTAATAACGGCCTAAGTGCCATCACCAAGAACCTTGAGTCGATGCAATCAACCTTGCGCCAAGCGCGTCAGGACAAGTCATTCCAGACCTCGTCCTACTCTCTTGATGGTTCTCAGAGCGGGTCACTTTCCTTGAAAGGCGGCGCTATTGGCGACACCGGAGTTGAGGTTGCCCTTAACAGCGCAACCCCTGCCTCACTGACTAGTCAGGTTAAGTACGATGCTGCGGCGAAAGGTGCTAAGGATGTAAAGGCCAACACTGCCTACGATCCAGCACTGGTTGACGTCAGCACAACCGCCTTGTCCTTCGATATCAAAGGCAACAAGGACGACCTTGCTATCAACATCACGATCGACAAAGATACCGCTGGCATTGCAGACCACAAGAAGGTCACTGCTGACGAACTATTGGCAGTCACCAACAAGAAGCTGGCCGACTACGGAAGCACCGTACGGCTGCGCAAAGATGGCGATAAGCTTGAGATGTACGACTCCAATGCTGCTAACACTGGAGGCAGCGCGAGCATCAACCTTACCGCTACTAACGCAAATGCAGTGAAGCTGGGCTTCACCGCTACTGATGCTGATGCTGGCATCGCGGTGGGTGGTACCAATACCGTAGTCTCAACAGCAGGCGTTAACGCCAAGACTTTCGGCATCACCATCGACGGCAACGGTGCTGGAGCTACTACCACACCTGGCGCTGGTTCTATTGATGTTACGCTCGACGGGGACATCCATGACACTGCTGAAAAGGCCGCGGCGTTCATCAATGTGAAGTTTGCAGAAGCAGCAGCAACGGCCGCTAAGGCCGGCTCCACTGTGGTGCAACGGGAAGCTGCCGCATCTGTTAAGGGCCTAACCGCTTCGGTGCGTGATGGAAAGCTCGTCATCTCCGGTCCCGCAGACGGTACCGCGAAGACCATTTCCGTCACCGAGACCGACGGGGGTACCAATGAAGTTCCCTTGCTTATGGGTGCTGAGCCAGTAAGCGTTACCGCTTCGCAAGGCACTGGCCCTGCAAAAACTGTTGATGCTCTAATTCACGAGATTAACAACAACAAGGATCTGGCTGGCAAGGTTCGTGCCTCCAATGACAACGGCAAGCTGCGCATCGAGAACCTCTCGACCGAAGACCTGCTGGTCGATGGTGCAAGCTCCACTGGCGTGGTGGATGGCACCTCCGCTGGTGCGTCCAAGATCGGCGGCAACTCGGTTCGTGCCGGCCTGGCCGACCAGTTCAACGAACTGCGCGACCAGCTGGACAAGCTTTCCGACGATGCCTCGTTCAACGGTATCAACCTGCTGCGCGGCGACAATTTGAAGATCACCTTCAACGAAACCGGTACTTCGTCGATGGACATTCAGATTAAGGGTGGCGAGACCCTAAACGCCGGCAAGCTGAGCCTGTCCGACATTGTCGCCAAGAACCTCGACAGCGATACCGACATCGATGCCTTCCTCGGCAACATCAAGGAAGCACTCAACACGGTCCGTTCGCAGGCTTCGGCTTTCGGTTCGAACCTCTCCATCGTTCAGAACCGTCAGGACTTCACCAAGTCCATGATCAACACGCTCGAAACCGGTGCTGGCAACCTCACCCTGGCTGACATGAACCAGGAAGCTGCCAACATGATGGCTCTCCAGACCCGTCAGTCGCTGGCTTCCTCGACCCTGTCGATGGCCAACCAGGCCGACCAGTCGGTGCTGCAGCTGCTCCGTTAA